One region of Flavobacterium sp. GSB-24 genomic DNA includes:
- a CDS encoding nuclear transport factor 2 family protein, whose translation MKIETVINAEIELLTAIKNSDVSALETILHDDLLFNLPDGQTITKEFDLNSYRSGKMKIDFLEASDQIINIIDDSAVVAVTISLKGSFDNNPINGVLKYIRVWKQFESNLKVIAGSCIQLA comes from the coding sequence ATGAAAATAGAAACCGTTATTAATGCAGAAATAGAACTTCTAACTGCTATTAAAAATTCGGATGTTTCTGCATTGGAGACAATCCTGCACGATGATTTATTATTCAATCTTCCAGATGGACAAACGATCACTAAAGAATTTGATTTGAATTCCTATCGCTCTGGAAAAATGAAAATAGATTTTCTAGAAGCTTCAGATCAAATTATAAATATAATAGACGATTCTGCTGTCGTTGCAGTTACTATTTCATTAAAAGGAAGTTTTGATAATAATCCAATAAATGGTGTTCTTAAGTACATCAGAGTTTGGAAACAGTTTGAAAGTAATTTAAAAGTCATTGCAGGAAGCTGTATCCAGCTGGCATAA
- a CDS encoding S41 family peptidase, giving the protein MKFNSKYLPIVIGATFALGTIAGSLMNAPASDQLLAKNYSKTKLNKLIDFINTEYVDSVNTDSIVNLTVDNILSKLDPHSVYIPPSEQAEVAESMKGDFVGIGINFYMYKDSVAIIKPIENGPSAKAGLKSGDRILFAGKTKLYGRKLPSDSLFSKLKGLQGSEIELTVFRKSEQKKLKFKVKRDIIPIKSVDASLMIGNNVGYIKINRFAETTFNEFKTGLTRLKQKGIQSLVIDLRDNGGGYMEEAIAIADEFLKDKQLIVFTKSKNGTTEKTYATKAGSFETGKVYVLINENSASASEILAGAIQDNDRGTIVGRRSFGKGLVQREMDFNDGSAVRLTVARYYTPTGRSIQKPYKKGNEEYFKESESRIATGELYAKDSIKVADSLKFKTPKGKIVYGGGGIVPDVFVPMEAEHGNENVGYLLQTGIVGHFVFEELDKNRDAFAGLSFAAFLNKMKTSDVYFKKFKNYILMTGLDLKLDKTKSLVNRYITAEFARQLYGELYYYDVILKEDAMIKTILNPKK; this is encoded by the coding sequence ATGAAATTTAACTCAAAATATTTACCAATAGTAATAGGAGCGACTTTTGCTCTTGGAACAATTGCGGGCAGCCTTATGAATGCTCCTGCAAGCGACCAGCTTTTGGCTAAAAATTACTCTAAAACTAAGCTTAACAAATTAATTGATTTTATCAATACAGAATATGTTGATAGTGTCAATACAGATTCGATTGTAAATCTTACAGTCGATAATATTCTTTCTAAATTAGATCCGCATTCTGTTTATATTCCGCCAAGCGAACAAGCAGAAGTTGCTGAAAGTATGAAAGGAGATTTCGTCGGAATCGGAATTAATTTTTATATGTATAAAGATTCTGTTGCGATTATAAAACCAATCGAAAACGGACCTTCAGCGAAAGCGGGACTAAAATCTGGAGACCGAATTTTATTTGCCGGGAAAACCAAATTATACGGTAGAAAATTACCTTCAGACAGCTTATTCTCAAAATTAAAAGGTTTGCAAGGTTCGGAAATCGAATTGACAGTTTTTAGAAAATCAGAACAAAAGAAATTAAAGTTTAAAGTAAAACGAGATATTATTCCAATTAAAAGCGTTGATGCTTCTTTGATGATTGGAAATAATGTTGGATACATCAAAATCAATCGTTTTGCCGAAACCACTTTTAATGAATTTAAAACTGGTTTAACAAGACTCAAACAAAAAGGAATTCAATCACTTGTAATTGATCTTCGTGACAATGGAGGCGGTTACATGGAAGAAGCAATAGCAATCGCAGATGAATTTCTAAAAGACAAACAGCTGATTGTTTTTACGAAAAGTAAAAATGGTACGACTGAAAAAACGTATGCAACAAAGGCAGGTAGTTTTGAAACTGGAAAAGTATATGTTTTAATTAATGAAAACAGTGCTTCTGCCAGCGAAATTTTAGCTGGAGCAATCCAAGATAATGACCGAGGTACAATTGTAGGCCGACGTTCATTCGGAAAGGGTTTAGTGCAACGTGAAATGGATTTTAATGACGGATCTGCCGTAAGATTGACTGTTGCGCGTTATTATACTCCAACTGGAAGATCAATTCAGAAACCCTATAAAAAAGGAAACGAAGAATATTTTAAAGAATCAGAATCTAGAATCGCTACTGGAGAATTATACGCAAAAGACAGTATCAAAGTGGCTGATTCTTTAAAATTCAAAACTCCTAAAGGTAAAATCGTTTACGGCGGCGGCGGAATTGTCCCTGACGTTTTTGTTCCGATGGAAGCTGAACATGGAAATGAAAATGTTGGTTATCTATTACAAACTGGAATTGTAGGCCATTTTGTTTTTGAAGAATTGGATAAAAATAGAGATGCTTTTGCAGGACTTAGTTTTGCTGCGTTTTTAAACAAGATGAAAACATCAGATGTTTATTTCAAAAAATTCAAAAACTATATTCTTATGACAGGTTTGGATTTAAAATTAGATAAAACCAAATCGCTTGTAAACCGATATATCACTGCCGAATTTGCGAGACAGTTGTATGGAGAATTGTATTATTATGATGTGATCTTGAAAGAGGATGCGATGATTAAAACAATTCTTAATCCTAAGAAGTAA
- a CDS encoding dCMP deaminase family protein codes for MEVKKLNKYDKAYLRIAKEWSLLSYCKRKQVGAIIVKDRMIISDGYNGTPSGFENCCEDENGLTRWDVLHAEANAILKVARSTQSCEGATLYITLSPCKECSKLIHQSGIKRVVYKDGYRDDSGIQFLIKAGVEVEHIPVLEE; via the coding sequence ATGGAAGTAAAAAAACTGAATAAATACGATAAAGCTTATCTGCGAATTGCAAAAGAGTGGAGTCTGCTTTCGTATTGTAAACGAAAACAAGTTGGTGCCATTATAGTAAAAGACAGAATGATCATTTCTGATGGTTACAATGGTACGCCATCTGGATTTGAAAATTGCTGTGAGGATGAAAATGGTCTAACACGCTGGGACGTTTTACATGCAGAAGCAAATGCAATTCTAAAAGTAGCAAGATCGACACAATCTTGCGAAGGTGCAACCTTATACATTACACTTTCACCTTGCAAAGAATGCAGTAAATTAATCCATCAATCGGGAATAAAAAGAGTGGTGTACAAAGACGGATATCGTGACGATTCTGGAATTCAATTTTTAATAAAGGCAGGTGTTGAAGTAGAACATATTCCTGTTTTAGAAGAGTAA
- a CDS encoding HupE/UreJ family protein, translated as MSQFWIYFQIGLKHVLDINAYDHVLFLIALTVPYLFKDWKRIFLLVSLFTIGHTLALILSVYGIIAIKVNIVEFLIPITILVTALYHLFTAGKTSKNDGVNLVFFITLFFGIIHGLGFSNYFKTILGGSATSKLLPLGEFALGIEAAQLVVVFVVLVISYIVQTVFRFSKRDWALVMSAFIIGVVIPMIIESPIWNR; from the coding sequence ATGTCACAATTTTGGATTTATTTTCAAATAGGATTAAAACATGTTTTGGATATTAATGCCTACGATCACGTTCTTTTTTTAATCGCCTTAACCGTTCCGTATTTATTTAAGGACTGGAAAAGAATTTTTCTCTTAGTTTCCTTGTTTACAATTGGACACACATTAGCTTTAATTCTTTCCGTTTACGGCATAATAGCGATAAAAGTAAATATTGTAGAATTTCTTATTCCAATTACAATTTTAGTAACCGCTCTGTATCATTTGTTTACAGCAGGAAAGACTTCTAAAAATGATGGTGTGAATCTGGTATTTTTCATAACTTTATTCTTTGGAATTATTCATGGTTTAGGTTTCTCTAATTATTTCAAAACAATATTAGGAGGATCTGCAACATCAAAATTGTTACCTTTGGGAGAGTTTGCTCTAGGAATCGAAGCTGCTCAATTGGTAGTTGTTTTTGTTGTGCTGGTAATTTCATATATAGTGCAGACTGTTTTCCGTTTTTCAAAACGCGACTGGGCACTAGTAATGTCGGCTTTTATTATTGGAGTTGTAATTCCGATGATTATTGAAAGTCCGATTTGGAACAGATAA
- a CDS encoding TerB family tellurite resistance protein — MPFSELFDNEFKQRNRGHFSAIVRVAFADGHVSPEEKDFLDKLASRLEISAEEYTEILKDPWKHPINPPYLYTQRLERLYDLARMVHVDHHLGDQQEVMLTRMGLALGFTPGNVNYIVAKALSLVDKKVDLDTFLFEMENMNK; from the coding sequence ATGCCATTTTCAGAATTATTTGATAACGAATTCAAACAAAGAAACAGAGGTCATTTCTCTGCAATTGTGCGTGTAGCTTTCGCTGACGGACATGTAAGTCCAGAAGAAAAAGACTTTTTGGACAAATTAGCTTCAAGATTAGAAATTTCAGCAGAAGAATATACAGAAATTCTTAAAGATCCGTGGAAACATCCAATAAACCCACCTTATTTATATACTCAACGTTTGGAGCGTTTATATGATTTAGCAAGAATGGTTCATGTAGATCATCATTTAGGAGACCAGCAAGAAGTTATGTTAACTCGTATGGGATTAGCATTAGGATTTACTCCAGGAAACGTAAACTACATTGTTGCTAAAGCTCTTTCATTAGTTGACAAAAAAGTAGACTTAGATACTTTCCTTTTCGAAATGGAAAATATGAACAAGTAA
- the fbp gene encoding class 1 fructose-bisphosphatase, producing the protein MEERNKTLGEFIIENQKAFQYSSGELSRIINSIRLAAKVVNHKVNQAGLVDIIGAVGEQNIQGEDQQKLDVYANEVFIQTLINREIVCGIASEENDDFITVQGSDNCHNNKYVILMDPLDGSSNIDVNVSVGTIFSVFRRITPIGTPVTSEDFLQPGINQVAAGYVIYGTSTMLVYTTGYGVNGFTLNPAIGTFYLSHPNMKFPKDGHIYSVNEGNYVHFPQGVKNYIKYCQREEGDRPYTSRYIGSLVADFHRNMIKGGVYIYPTSSKAPKGKLRLLYECNPMAFLAEQAGGKATDGFGRIMEIQPTELHQRVPFFCGSYNMVEKAEEFMAAE; encoded by the coding sequence ATGGAAGAACGCAATAAAACACTGGGAGAGTTTATTATTGAGAACCAAAAAGCATTTCAGTATTCGTCGGGAGAGCTCTCGCGAATTATCAACTCTATTCGATTGGCAGCAAAAGTGGTCAATCATAAAGTAAACCAAGCGGGTTTAGTGGATATTATCGGCGCTGTAGGCGAGCAGAATATTCAGGGCGAAGACCAGCAAAAATTAGATGTCTATGCAAACGAAGTATTTATCCAGACGTTAATAAACCGTGAGATTGTCTGTGGTATTGCTTCTGAAGAAAACGACGATTTTATTACAGTTCAGGGGAGCGACAACTGTCATAATAATAAGTACGTGATCTTAATGGATCCGCTTGACGGATCTTCAAACATTGATGTTAATGTTTCTGTGGGAACTATTTTTTCTGTTTTCAGAAGAATTACTCCAATAGGAACTCCGGTAACTAGCGAGGATTTTTTACAACCGGGAATCAATCAAGTTGCAGCAGGCTACGTAATTTATGGAACTTCGACAATGCTGGTTTACACAACAGGTTATGGAGTAAATGGGTTTACGTTAAACCCAGCGATTGGAACATTTTATCTTTCGCATCCGAATATGAAGTTTCCGAAAGACGGACACATCTATTCGGTCAACGAAGGTAATTATGTTCATTTTCCGCAGGGAGTAAAAAATTACATTAAATACTGCCAGCGCGAAGAAGGAGACAGACCTTACACTTCTAGATATATAGGAAGTCTGGTTGCCGATTTTCATCGAAATATGATCAAAGGCGGTGTGTATATTTATCCGACAAGTTCAAAAGCGCCAAAAGGAAAATTACGTTTATTATATGAATGTAATCCAATGGCATTTCTTGCAGAACAAGCAGGAGGAAAAGCCACAGACGGCTTTGGAAGAATTATGGAAATCCAGCCGACCGAACTGCACCAAAGAGTTCCGTTTTTCTGCGGAAGTTATAATATGGTAGAAAAAGCTGAGGAATTTATGGCAGCTGAGTAA